From Amycolatopsis sp. cg9, one genomic window encodes:
- a CDS encoding PP2C family protein-serine/threonine phosphatase — protein MDRSLVVERLLRDVPPHDLTRALRAALREHFGAESVELLMADYALTELCQVGEQPYTSEPIPVDGTTPGAAFVAQAATFEPAAGGVTGYLPVSVRGDRLGVLAVTLPAEPEPPVWAELERFAEAVAHELFVADRDTDLYIQARRSSRLTLAAEMQWQLLPGRACTRAEFALGGQLEPAYAIYGDCFDWSASASKLAVTLINGMGEGSEAALLTNLAINALRNARRAGIPLDAQAELADQALYAHYRGAEHVAALLLEFDLATGSVAVVDAGSPRLWRLRDGKAERVLFDEQLPLGTFDGTIYEVEGFQAAEGDRFVFVSDGVYNAPGTHDERYGDRELAEAVTATAELPAAHVPGAVLRELTTRRHGGQAEDDAMVVCLDWFGPVPVAGSGAGISVRRAD, from the coding sequence TTGGACAGATCCCTGGTGGTGGAGCGTCTCCTCCGTGACGTACCGCCGCACGACCTGACCCGGGCCTTGCGCGCGGCGCTGCGCGAGCACTTCGGCGCCGAGTCGGTGGAACTGCTGATGGCCGACTACGCCCTGACCGAGCTGTGCCAGGTGGGCGAGCAGCCCTACACCTCGGAGCCGATCCCGGTCGACGGAACCACCCCGGGCGCGGCGTTCGTCGCGCAGGCGGCCACGTTCGAGCCGGCCGCCGGCGGCGTCACCGGCTACCTGCCGGTCAGCGTGCGCGGGGACCGGCTCGGCGTCCTGGCGGTCACGCTCCCGGCCGAACCCGAGCCGCCTGTCTGGGCCGAGCTCGAGCGGTTCGCCGAGGCCGTGGCGCACGAGCTGTTCGTCGCCGACCGCGACACCGACCTCTACATCCAGGCCCGGCGCTCTTCGCGGCTGACGCTCGCCGCGGAGATGCAGTGGCAGCTGCTGCCCGGCCGCGCCTGCACCCGCGCCGAGTTCGCGCTCGGCGGCCAGCTCGAACCCGCCTACGCCATCTACGGCGACTGCTTCGACTGGTCGGCGTCCGCGAGCAAGCTCGCCGTCACGCTGATCAACGGCATGGGGGAGGGCAGCGAGGCGGCGCTGCTGACCAACCTCGCGATCAACGCGCTGCGCAACGCCCGCCGCGCCGGGATCCCGCTCGACGCGCAGGCCGAGCTCGCCGACCAGGCGCTCTACGCGCACTACCGCGGCGCCGAGCACGTGGCCGCGCTGCTGCTGGAGTTCGACCTCGCCACCGGTTCGGTGGCCGTGGTCGACGCGGGCTCGCCCCGGCTCTGGCGGCTGCGGGACGGGAAGGCCGAGCGGGTCCTGTTCGACGAGCAGCTGCCGCTCGGCACGTTCGACGGCACCATCTACGAGGTCGAAGGCTTCCAGGCGGCGGAGGGCGACCGGTTCGTGTTCGTCAGCGACGGCGTCTACAACGCGCCCGGCACGCACGACGAGCGCTACGGCGACCGCGAACTCGCCGAGGCGGTCACCGCGACCGCCGAACTGCCCGCGGCGCACGTGCCGGGCGCGGTCCTGCGGGAGCTGACGACGCGCCGCCACGGCGGCCAGGCGGAGGACGACGCGATGGTCGTCTGCCTCGACTGGTTCGGCCCGGTCCCGGTGGCGGGCAGCGGAGCCGGGATTTCGGTGCGCCGGGCGGACTAG